In a single window of the Pseudorca crassidens isolate mPseCra1 chromosome 9, mPseCra1.hap1, whole genome shotgun sequence genome:
- the LOC137230437 gene encoding large ribosomal subunit protein eL21-like, whose amino-acid sequence MTNTKGKRRGTRYMFSRSFKKHGVVPLATHMQIYKKRDIVDVKGMGTVQKGMPHKCYHGKTGRVYNVTQHAVGILVNKQVKGKILAKRINVRNEHIKHSKSQDSFLKRVKENDQKKKEAKEKGTWVQLKRQPAPPREAHFVRTNGKEPELLEPIPYEFMA is encoded by the coding sequence ATGACCAAcacaaagggaaagaggaggggcaCCCGCTACATGTTCTCtaggtcttttaaaaaacatggagTTGTTCCTTTGGCCACACACATGCAAATCTACAAGAAACGTGATATTGTAGATGTCAAGGGAATGGGCACTGTTCAAAAAGGAATGCCCCACAAATGTTACCATGGCAAAACTGGGAGAGTCTACAATGTTACTCAGCATGCTGTTGGCATCCTTGTAAACAAACAAGTTAAGGGCAAGATTCTTGCCAAGAGAATTAATGTGCGTAACGAGCATATTAAGCACTCTAAGAGCCAAGATAGCTTCCTGAAACGGGTGaaggaaaatgatcagaaaaagaaggaagccaaaGAGAAAGGTACTTGGGTTCAACTGAAGCGCCAGCCTGCACCACCCAGAGAAGCACATTTCGTGAGAACCAATGGAAAGGAGCCTGAACTGTTGGAGCCCATTCCCTATGAATTCATGGCATGA
- the PTH gene encoding parathyroid hormone encodes MMSAKDMVKVMVVMFAVCFLARSEGKSVKKRSVSEIQLMHNLGKHLSSMERVEWLRKKLQDVHNFVALGTSIAYRDGSSQRPRKKEDNVLVESHQKSLAEADKADVDVLIKAKPQ; translated from the exons ATGATGTCTGCAAAAGACATGGTTAAAGTAATGGTTGTCATGTTCGCGGTTTGTTTTCTTGCAAGATCAGAAGGGAAGTCTGTTAA GAAGAGATCTGTGAGTGAAATACAGCTTATGCATAACCTGGGCAAGCATCTGAGCTCCATGGAAAGAGTGGAATGGCTGCGTAAGAAGTTGCAGGATGTGCACAACTTTGTTGCTCTCGGAACTTCTATAGCTTACAGAGATGGTAGTTCCCAGAGACCCCGAAAAAAGGAAGACAATGTCCTGGTTGAGAGCCATCAAAAAAGTCTTGCAGAAGCAGACAAAGCTGATGTGGATGTATTAATTAAAGCTAAACCCCAGTGA